One genomic segment of Intestinimonas butyriciproducens includes these proteins:
- a CDS encoding terminase small subunit, giving the protein MNQRKRAFCEAYLLSGNATKAAVEAGYSSKTARSTGQRLLTFADVQEYLEQRNKEISAANTADVEEIRRFWTATMRDGGARTGERLKASELLAKSYGAFLDRVGIDGDISIQAAMRDLTTEELRQLAQLDGDPW; this is encoded by the coding sequence ATGAACCAGCGAAAGCGGGCTTTCTGCGAAGCCTATCTATTGAGCGGAAATGCGACGAAAGCGGCGGTGGAAGCCGGTTACAGCTCCAAAACTGCCCGGAGCACTGGACAAAGGCTGTTGACTTTTGCTGACGTGCAGGAATATCTTGAACAGCGAAATAAAGAAATCAGCGCGGCCAATACCGCCGACGTGGAGGAAATACGCCGGTTCTGGACGGCTACCATGAGGGACGGCGGGGCCAGGACCGGGGAGCGGCTGAAGGCGTCGGAGCTGCTGGCGAAATCCTACGGGGCCTTCCTGGATCGGGTTGGAATAGACGGGGATATATCAATCCAGGCGGCTATGAGAGATTTAACCACGGAAGAACTGCGGCAACTTGCACAGCTTGACGGGGACCCGTGGTAA
- a CDS encoding sigma-70 family RNA polymerase sigma factor, producing MISNEELALRIKNGEAEYIPELWEQVRRYVEMRAKRYARNMENHCADVDDLIQAGYFAMLAAVQDYEPERGAKFLTCLIWAIQKEFAAVAGVRSTRRDATVYADSLDAPLTDDPEVGTLHDLLADSRAQEPFLAVEEESYIHAAHDALEAALNGLCDARKKRLISEMYFEGRSMTEAAELAGYTSKQGAERDHKWVLRRLRHCSQTRALRELLHGYDDVDIPSEAIKGVSVRRWKETGESATERVALKLT from the coding sequence GTGATAAGCAATGAAGAATTGGCGCTACGCATAAAAAACGGCGAGGCGGAGTACATACCGGAGCTGTGGGAGCAGGTGCGGCGATACGTTGAAATGAGGGCCAAACGGTACGCGCGGAACATGGAAAACCACTGCGCGGACGTTGACGATCTGATACAGGCCGGGTATTTTGCTATGCTGGCGGCGGTCCAGGACTATGAGCCGGAGCGGGGGGCGAAGTTCCTTACCTGCCTGATCTGGGCAATCCAAAAGGAATTTGCGGCGGTGGCCGGGGTGAGGAGTACCAGAAGAGATGCCACCGTTTACGCCGACAGTCTGGATGCTCCTTTGACAGATGACCCGGAGGTCGGGACACTGCATGATCTACTGGCTGATTCCAGGGCCCAGGAGCCATTCTTAGCTGTGGAGGAGGAAAGTTACATCCATGCAGCACATGACGCCTTAGAGGCGGCTTTAAATGGCTTGTGCGATGCGCGAAAGAAACGGCTCATATCTGAAATGTACTTTGAAGGCCGGTCGATGACAGAGGCGGCGGAGTTGGCTGGGTACACTAGCAAGCAGGGAGCTGAGCGAGACCATAAATGGGTATTGCGTCGGCTGCGCCATTGCTCACAAACTCGCGCACTCAGAGAGCTGCTACATGGCTATGACGATGTAGATATACCCTCTGAGGCCATTAAGGGCGTCAGTGTGCGGCGATGGAAGGAAACCGGGGAATCAGCCACGGAGCGGGTGGCCCTCAAACTGACGTAA
- a CDS encoding excisionase family DNA-binding protein, translating to MEKLTITVEEMANVVGVSRPKAYELIHKEGFPAVRIGRRVVIPIDGLKRWLEEQAVSVG from the coding sequence TTGGAAAAGCTGACCATTACAGTTGAAGAGATGGCGAACGTCGTTGGAGTAAGCAGGCCGAAAGCCTATGAGCTGATTCACAAGGAGGGATTCCCGGCCGTCCGCATCGGTCGTCGTGTTGTGATTCCGATTGATGGCTTGAAGCGCTGGCTGGAAGAACAGGCCGTGTCTGTTGGTTAA
- a CDS encoding helix-turn-helix domain-containing protein — MEHENKKASKVRRDIGCRIGRVREKRGLTQSALASLIGESPRTITHWENATRDIRTEGLIALSKALGVSADYILGLTDVETPNQTIQAIHKETGLSEAAVEALISVNYYFDTGSWKMLAFISDLITAPGGLWEAISNNAGRYVTLSRKSPLTSEEYDKMLVSLFACQEFMKEFVKGLNWEEK, encoded by the coding sequence ATGGAGCATGAGAACAAAAAAGCATCAAAGGTGCGGCGTGATATTGGTTGCCGAATTGGTCGAGTCAGAGAAAAACGTGGCCTCACACAGTCTGCGCTTGCGTCCCTAATAGGGGAGTCTCCCCGCACTATCACGCATTGGGAAAATGCAACGCGTGACATAAGAACTGAAGGATTGATAGCCCTTTCAAAAGCCCTCGGTGTTTCTGCTGACTATATTTTAGGGCTTACAGATGTAGAAACCCCTAACCAGACTATCCAGGCCATACATAAGGAAACCGGTCTTTCCGAAGCAGCAGTCGAAGCCCTTATTTCTGTAAATTATTACTTCGATACGGGCTCTTGGAAAATGCTTGCATTTATCAGTGATCTAATCACTGCCCCCGGAGGATTATGGGAGGCTATTTCAAACAACGCCGGTAGATATGTGACGCTCTCTAGAAAAAGTCCGCTTACCTCCGAAGAATACGACAAAATGCTTGTGTCGCTTTTTGCTTGTCAAGAATTTATGAAAGAATTTGTTAAAGGGCTTAATTGGGAGGAGAAATGA
- a CDS encoding site-specific integrase has protein sequence MARKTTRNAQGAGSLRQRADGTWEARYTVGRDPGTGKQIRKSVYGKTQKEARQKLAQAVAALDTGTYFEPSKMTMEQWLDIWTKEYMGDKKYLTVKHYKAQVEAHIKPALGAVKLSQLAPHTIQKFYNDLLKTGRSIPKRDKDGKVLKKDGKTVCESAPMSAKSVRNVHGILTKALSVAVSAGYLRDNPADRVTLPRVEKKEIHPLTDEQVKNFLQTAAGDEYEIILKLILFTGLREAEATGLTWDCVDFNDGTVKVCKQLQKRPLKDGGFTFAPLKNDKVRVLKPAPFVMDLLKRRQKEQGAQRLKAGQLWQGWSTAEERKTALVFTTATGGNLSPQTVYNHYKKLAVQIGAPDSRVHDLRHTFAVLSLQNGDDVKTVQGNLGHATAAFTLDVYGHVSERMKEDSAARMEEYIKELVNR, from the coding sequence ATGGCACGAAAGACAACCCGCAATGCTCAGGGAGCGGGAAGCCTCCGGCAGAGGGCGGACGGAACATGGGAGGCCCGATATACCGTAGGCCGGGACCCTGGCACCGGGAAACAGATCAGAAAGTCTGTCTATGGGAAAACACAGAAAGAAGCACGGCAAAAGCTGGCCCAGGCTGTGGCAGCGCTTGATACGGGGACGTATTTTGAACCGTCAAAAATGACAATGGAACAATGGCTTGACATCTGGACAAAGGAGTATATGGGTGATAAAAAGTATCTGACCGTCAAGCACTATAAAGCCCAGGTGGAAGCCCACATTAAGCCCGCTCTGGGTGCGGTGAAGCTGTCCCAGCTTGCGCCCCATACTATCCAGAAATTCTACAACGATCTGCTCAAAACCGGGCGGTCTATTCCGAAGAGGGACAAGGACGGGAAGGTCTTGAAGAAAGATGGAAAGACGGTCTGTGAATCCGCTCCTATGTCTGCAAAATCTGTCCGCAATGTCCACGGCATCCTCACGAAAGCCCTCTCTGTGGCTGTCAGTGCGGGTTACCTCCGGGACAACCCGGCTGACCGCGTTACTTTGCCCCGCGTAGAGAAAAAAGAAATTCACCCGCTCACGGATGAGCAGGTGAAAAACTTCCTCCAGACGGCAGCAGGAGACGAATATGAGATTATCTTAAAGCTGATTCTCTTTACTGGCCTACGGGAAGCTGAGGCCACCGGACTAACATGGGATTGCGTGGACTTTAATGATGGGACAGTCAAGGTGTGCAAGCAACTCCAAAAGCGACCGTTGAAGGATGGTGGCTTCACTTTTGCTCCGTTAAAAAATGATAAAGTCCGTGTTTTAAAGCCCGCTCCCTTCGTCATGGACCTTCTCAAACGCAGGCAGAAGGAGCAGGGCGCCCAGCGTCTCAAGGCTGGGCAACTGTGGCAGGGATGGAGCACAGCAGAGGAGCGAAAAACAGCATTAGTATTCACTACGGCCACCGGCGGGAATCTCAGCCCACAAACGGTCTATAACCATTACAAGAAGCTGGCCGTTCAGATCGGAGCACCAGACAGCCGGGTCCATGATCTTCGGCATACCTTCGCCGTCCTCTCCCTACAGAACGGGGATGATGTGAAGACTGTTCAGGGCAATCTGGGCCATGCTACGGCGGCCTTTACCCTGGACGTCTACGGCCATGTTTCGGAGCGCATGAAGGAGGACAGCGCCGCCAGGATGGAGGAGTACATAAAAGAGCTTGTAAACCGGTAA
- a CDS encoding Bax inhibitor-1 family protein codes for MDHSNFYDSERYQEQYGQRESLGAYTARTFLWMFLGLLVTFGVALGGYLTGVIVYVFAIPYFHIVLLVAEVAVVFFLSARIQHLSVPMARVLFFLYAGINGIVFSAYFIIFDVLSLILVFGATSLYFGVLALYGHFTKTDLSRLRPILLGGLIFLLIFGIVSLFLPFLGALDRAYCLIGIAVFLGFTAYDTQKIRAYYAFYSGDAAMLRKASIFSALQLYLDFINLFLYLLRFLGRRKD; via the coding sequence ATGGACCACAGCAATTTTTATGACTCTGAACGGTACCAGGAGCAGTACGGGCAGAGAGAGTCTCTGGGCGCCTATACGGCCAGGACCTTCCTCTGGATGTTCCTCGGTCTTCTCGTCACCTTCGGCGTCGCTTTAGGCGGCTACCTGACGGGGGTGATCGTCTACGTCTTTGCCATTCCCTATTTCCACATCGTCCTGCTGGTAGCGGAAGTGGCCGTCGTCTTCTTCCTCTCTGCCCGCATCCAGCATCTCTCCGTGCCCATGGCCCGCGTTCTCTTTTTTCTCTACGCCGGGATCAATGGAATCGTTTTTTCCGCCTACTTTATCATTTTTGATGTTTTGAGCCTCATTCTGGTTTTCGGTGCGACATCCCTTTATTTTGGCGTGCTGGCCCTCTACGGTCACTTTACGAAAACGGATCTCTCCCGCCTCCGCCCCATTCTCCTGGGCGGTCTCATTTTCCTGTTGATCTTCGGCATAGTCTCCCTGTTTCTCCCCTTCCTCGGCGCGCTGGACCGGGCCTACTGTCTGATCGGTATCGCAGTTTTTCTGGGCTTCACCGCTTATGACACACAAAAGATCCGTGCCTACTACGCTTTTTATAGCGGGGACGCTGCGATGCTGCGGAAGGCCTCCATCTTCTCCGCACTCCAACTCTATCTCGACTTTATCAACCTCTTCCTCTACCTTCTCCGTTTCCTGGGCCGCCGCAAGGATTGA
- the leuA gene encoding 2-isopropylmalate synthase, translating to MVKDPKNKYIPFVPIKMEHRAWTDRQITHPPVWCSVDLRDGNQALVDPMNVEEKLELFHTLVDIGVKEIEVGFPSASETEYEFLRALIDGHHIPDDVTIQMLVQARPHLIRKTFEAMEGAKNVILHFYNSTSTLQRKVVFHSDMDGIIQIAVDAAKLIRELSEPVIRGGTNLRYQYSPESFMGTEMDNAVLICQRVLEELGATPENKVILNLPSTVENCMPNYFADEIEYFIEHLPSRDCAIISLHPHNDRGEGVATAEMGLLAGAERMEATLFGNGERTGNVDMVTLAMNMYTQGVNPGLDFSNINQIRSVYERVTKMKVGERQPYVGELVFTAFSGSHQDAINKGVQYMRESNSTLWEVPYLPIDPSDVGRQYEPIIRINSQSGKGGAAFVMQANFGYDIPKAMQPEFGQIVQVETDRVGTELKPERIYELFRDAYIDIDAPYRLIKHAFRESTDGTGVSHVTFEGTLSHKDTVFQVSGEGNGPIDAFFNAIHGQKMDRFTFVDYKEHAIQAGSDSMAVAYIQLRDAQGTDHFGVGVDHNINLAPLRGILSAINRAVGK from the coding sequence ATGGTCAAAGATCCGAAAAACAAGTATATCCCCTTTGTACCCATCAAGATGGAGCATCGCGCATGGACCGACCGTCAGATCACCCACCCTCCCGTCTGGTGCTCCGTGGACCTGCGGGATGGAAACCAGGCCCTGGTTGATCCGATGAATGTGGAGGAAAAGCTGGAGCTCTTCCACACCCTGGTGGATATCGGGGTGAAGGAGATCGAAGTGGGCTTCCCCTCCGCTTCCGAGACGGAATATGAGTTTCTCCGGGCGCTCATCGACGGCCACCACATCCCGGACGATGTCACCATCCAGATGCTGGTCCAGGCCCGCCCGCACCTGATCCGCAAGACCTTTGAGGCCATGGAGGGAGCGAAGAATGTGATCCTCCATTTTTATAACTCCACCTCTACGCTGCAGAGAAAAGTGGTGTTCCACAGCGATATGGACGGCATCATCCAGATCGCCGTGGATGCGGCCAAACTGATCCGCGAGCTCTCCGAGCCGGTAATCCGTGGGGGGACCAATTTGCGGTATCAGTATTCTCCTGAATCCTTCATGGGGACGGAGATGGACAATGCCGTGCTGATCTGCCAGCGGGTACTGGAGGAATTGGGGGCCACGCCGGAGAACAAAGTGATCCTGAATCTGCCCTCTACGGTGGAGAACTGCATGCCCAACTATTTTGCCGACGAGATCGAGTACTTCATCGAGCATTTGCCTTCCAGAGACTGTGCCATTATCTCCCTGCACCCCCACAATGATCGAGGGGAGGGTGTAGCCACGGCGGAGATGGGCCTGCTGGCCGGGGCTGAGCGTATGGAGGCGACCCTGTTTGGAAACGGAGAGCGGACCGGCAACGTGGATATGGTCACCCTGGCCATGAACATGTACACCCAAGGGGTCAACCCCGGCCTGGACTTCTCCAATATCAACCAGATCCGGAGCGTATATGAGCGCGTCACCAAGATGAAGGTAGGGGAGCGGCAGCCCTATGTGGGAGAGCTGGTCTTTACTGCATTTTCCGGGTCGCATCAGGATGCCATCAACAAAGGCGTGCAGTACATGCGGGAGAGCAACTCCACGCTCTGGGAAGTGCCTTACCTTCCCATCGATCCGTCGGACGTGGGCCGCCAGTATGAGCCGATCATCCGGATCAACAGCCAGTCCGGCAAGGGCGGCGCGGCCTTTGTGATGCAGGCGAATTTCGGATACGATATTCCCAAGGCCATGCAGCCGGAGTTTGGACAGATCGTCCAGGTGGAGACGGACCGCGTGGGTACCGAGCTCAAGCCGGAGCGTATCTATGAGCTTTTTCGGGACGCCTATATCGACATTGATGCGCCGTATCGGCTGATCAAGCACGCTTTCCGTGAGAGTACGGATGGAACGGGAGTTTCCCATGTCACCTTTGAAGGGACGCTCTCCCACAAGGACACGGTCTTCCAGGTATCCGGGGAGGGAAATGGCCCGATCGACGCCTTCTTCAACGCCATCCACGGGCAGAAGATGGACCGGTTCACCTTTGTGGATTATAAGGAGCACGCGATCCAGGCCGGCTCTGACTCGATGGCGGTGGCGTATATACAGCTTCGGGACGCACAGGGGACCGACCATTTCGGCGTCGGCGTGGATCACAATATCAATCTGGCCCCCCTGCGCGGTATCCTCTCCGCGATCAATCGTGCGGTAGGAAAATAA
- a CDS encoding ABC transporter ATP-binding protein, with product MSGHNVILDVQNLQTYFPIQGGVVRKTVGYVHAVEDVSFQIREQETFGLVGESGCGKSTTGRTILRLIEPTSGHIYFDGQDLCALDKESMRQKRRDMQLVFQDPYASLNPRMTVRKLLEEPLKTHFSLSQAGMDEQVLWISQAVGLSPEQLERYPHQFSGGQRQRISIARALITKPRFVVADEPVSALDVSIQAQILNLLMGLQKDLKLSYLFISHDLNVVRHISNRVGVMYLGRIMELGDTEDVYHTPMHPYTQALLSAIPKRDPSEEKARIRLEGDVPSPASPPPGCAFHNRCPHCTAACKEQVPESRELSPGHWVACHLYD from the coding sequence ATGAGCGGACACAATGTCATCCTGGACGTGCAGAACCTCCAGACCTACTTCCCCATTCAAGGGGGAGTCGTCCGGAAAACCGTGGGCTACGTCCATGCCGTAGAAGACGTCTCCTTTCAGATCCGGGAGCAGGAGACATTCGGCCTGGTGGGCGAATCCGGCTGCGGCAAATCCACCACGGGCCGCACGATCCTGCGGCTGATCGAACCCACTTCCGGACATATCTATTTCGATGGTCAGGATCTGTGCGCCCTGGACAAAGAGTCCATGCGGCAGAAGCGCCGGGATATGCAGCTGGTCTTTCAGGACCCCTATGCCTCCCTGAATCCCCGTATGACGGTGCGGAAGCTGCTGGAGGAGCCCCTGAAGACCCATTTTTCTCTCTCTCAGGCCGGGATGGACGAGCAAGTCCTGTGGATCTCCCAGGCGGTCGGTCTGTCCCCCGAGCAGTTGGAGCGATACCCGCATCAGTTTTCCGGCGGGCAGCGGCAGCGCATCAGCATTGCCAGGGCCCTCATCACCAAGCCCCGCTTCGTCGTGGCCGACGAGCCCGTATCCGCCCTGGATGTCTCCATCCAGGCCCAGATTCTCAATCTGCTCATGGGACTTCAAAAAGACCTGAAGCTCTCTTACCTCTTTATCTCTCACGACCTCAATGTGGTCCGCCACATCAGCAATCGGGTCGGCGTCATGTATCTGGGCCGCATCATGGAGTTGGGGGATACCGAAGATGTCTACCACACCCCCATGCACCCCTATACCCAAGCCCTTCTCTCCGCGATCCCCAAGCGGGACCCATCGGAGGAAAAAGCGCGTATCCGCCTGGAGGGCGACGTCCCCAGTCCCGCCTCCCCTCCCCCCGGCTGCGCCTTTCACAACCGCTGTCCCCACTGTACGGCGGCCTGCAAGGAGCAGGTGCCGGAATCCAGAGAGCTCTCGCCTGGTCACTGGGTCGCCTGTCATCTCTATGATTGA
- a CDS encoding ABC transporter ATP-binding protein — protein sequence MDHLLEIRNLSIELPQGRRKPPVKLVEGVDLTVRKKQNFGVVGESGCGKSITCSSIMGLLSFPLSLGQGSSIRFQQGDGREVEITGLSKAELRKLRGRDISMIFQEPMTALDPMYTIEEQICESLLFHASLSKAEMHDAALEMLRKVKIPRPEQILKDYPHHLSGGMLQRVMIAIALINNPRLLIADEPTTALDVTIQAQILDLMNELRESYDTSVIMITHDLGVIAETCEEVAVFYAGQVVEQSDVNTIFHAPAHPYTAGLLRSVLSLGGAQQELYTIQGTVPTAGNFSAGCRFADRCEHCMDICRNRAPVLSEISPGHLCRCWLHADTPKEETA from the coding sequence ATGGATCATCTGTTGGAAATACGCAACCTCTCCATCGAGCTCCCCCAAGGCAGGCGGAAACCGCCGGTCAAGCTGGTGGAGGGTGTGGACCTCACGGTCCGCAAAAAGCAAAACTTCGGCGTCGTGGGAGAATCCGGCTGCGGCAAGAGCATCACTTGTTCCTCCATCATGGGCCTCCTCTCCTTTCCCCTTTCGCTGGGTCAGGGCAGTTCCATCCGTTTCCAGCAGGGGGACGGACGCGAGGTGGAAATCACCGGTCTCTCCAAGGCCGAGCTGCGCAAGCTGCGGGGCCGGGACATCTCCATGATTTTTCAGGAACCCATGACCGCGCTGGATCCCATGTACACCATCGAGGAACAAATTTGCGAATCTCTTCTCTTTCACGCCAGCCTGAGCAAGGCGGAAATGCATGACGCTGCGCTGGAAATGCTCAGGAAAGTTAAAATCCCCCGTCCGGAGCAGATTTTAAAGGATTATCCCCACCATCTCTCCGGCGGCATGCTGCAGCGTGTGATGATTGCCATTGCGCTCATCAACAATCCCCGCCTTCTCATCGCCGATGAGCCCACCACCGCGCTGGATGTGACCATACAGGCCCAAATCCTGGACCTGATGAACGAGCTGCGGGAGAGCTACGATACCTCTGTCATCATGATCACACACGATTTGGGGGTCATCGCAGAGACCTGTGAAGAGGTCGCGGTATTTTATGCCGGTCAGGTGGTGGAGCAGTCCGATGTGAACACGATTTTCCACGCGCCCGCACATCCCTATACCGCTGGCCTGCTGCGCTCTGTCCTCTCCCTGGGCGGCGCGCAGCAGGAGCTCTATACCATCCAGGGCACGGTGCCCACGGCGGGAAATTTCAGCGCCGGCTGCCGCTTTGCCGACCGCTGTGAGCACTGTATGGACATCTGCCGCAATCGGGCCCCCGTGCTGTCGGAGATCTCTCCCGGACATCTATGCCGCTGCTGGCTCCATGCGGACACGCCAAAGGAGGAGACAGCATGA
- a CDS encoding ABC transporter permease has product MKRFGQILRELWRDPMGRIGMLGIFLVILMAVFAPQLSHFGPEKMVGLPKAPPSSEFWFGTDNYGRDIFSRILYGARVSLQVGIIAVGIAATAGYVLGLIAGYFEGWVDRVIMCVMDIFFAFPSILLAIFISAVLGRGLVNTMIAIGIVNIPVFARTVRASVISAKGLEYVQNAKSVGVRTGAILIRHISPNVVAPFTVQATLALSSAILTEASMSFLGLGIQPPDPSWGSMLSEARTFMEQAPWMAVFPALFIIVTILLFNILGDSLRDVLDPKLKL; this is encoded by the coding sequence ATGAAACGATTTGGACAGATCCTACGGGAGCTTTGGCGCGACCCGATGGGGCGGATCGGTATGCTGGGCATTTTCCTTGTCATTCTGATGGCGGTTTTTGCCCCCCAGCTATCCCATTTCGGCCCGGAAAAAATGGTTGGCCTCCCCAAGGCGCCTCCCAGTTCCGAATTTTGGTTCGGGACGGATAATTATGGACGCGACATTTTCAGCCGCATCCTGTACGGCGCCCGCGTCTCTCTGCAGGTTGGCATCATCGCCGTGGGCATCGCCGCCACTGCAGGCTATGTCCTGGGGCTCATCGCCGGATATTTCGAGGGCTGGGTGGACCGCGTCATTATGTGTGTGATGGATATCTTTTTCGCCTTTCCCTCCATCCTGCTGGCCATCTTTATCTCCGCAGTGCTGGGCCGCGGGCTGGTGAACACCATGATTGCCATCGGCATCGTCAATATTCCCGTGTTCGCCCGGACGGTCCGCGCCTCGGTCATCTCCGCCAAGGGGCTGGAGTATGTCCAGAACGCCAAGTCCGTGGGCGTCAGGACCGGCGCGATCCTGATCCGCCACATCTCTCCCAACGTCGTGGCCCCCTTCACTGTTCAGGCTACCCTGGCCCTCTCCAGCGCCATTCTTACCGAGGCGTCCATGAGCTTCCTGGGCCTGGGCATCCAACCGCCGGACCCTTCCTGGGGCTCCATGCTGTCTGAAGCGCGGACCTTTATGGAACAGGCCCCCTGGATGGCCGTTTTTCCCGCTCTCTTTATCATCGTCACCATCCTTCTCTTCAATATCCTGGGCGACAGCCTCCGCGATGTGCTGGACCCCAAGTTGAAGCTTTAA
- a CDS encoding ABC transporter permease, which produces MKNYTIRRILQLIPVLFGISVLIFAVMKMIPGDVISGILGVEATPELRAQLAAKYGLDRPYIVQYLDWIVGVLHGDFGESIRTSAPILPEILSRFKVTAELTIMAAVISWCIAIPLGVLAAVKRNTFADRFVRVFALLGVSVPGFALSILLILVLSLAFNYFPPLGYVGFFEDPLRNLQIMILPAAILGVSISGSVMRMTRSSVLEVLRQDFIKTVRAKGASERVAIFKHALRNALIPIITLIGMQIGSLLGGAVIVEQIFSLPGLGQMTLTGINQRDYPVVQGCVLFIAFVYVLVNLVTDLLYAYIDPRISYD; this is translated from the coding sequence ATGAAAAACTATACGATCCGCCGCATCCTACAGCTCATCCCTGTTCTGTTTGGTATCAGCGTCCTCATCTTTGCCGTCATGAAAATGATTCCCGGCGATGTCATCTCGGGTATTCTGGGTGTGGAAGCCACACCGGAGCTCCGCGCCCAGTTGGCCGCCAAATATGGGCTGGACAGGCCCTATATCGTCCAATACCTGGACTGGATCGTCGGTGTCCTCCACGGAGACTTCGGCGAATCCATCCGCACCTCCGCCCCCATCCTCCCCGAGATCCTCAGCCGCTTCAAGGTCACCGCGGAGCTCACAATCATGGCGGCCGTGATCTCCTGGTGCATCGCTATCCCCTTGGGTGTCTTGGCCGCTGTGAAGCGCAACACCTTTGCCGACCGCTTCGTGCGGGTATTTGCCCTGCTGGGCGTCTCCGTCCCCGGATTCGCCCTCTCCATCCTGCTGATTCTGGTACTTTCCCTGGCCTTCAATTACTTCCCCCCGCTGGGCTACGTCGGTTTTTTCGAGGACCCGCTGCGCAATCTCCAGATCATGATTCTCCCCGCCGCCATCCTGGGGGTGAGCATCTCCGGATCGGTGATGCGCATGACCCGCTCCTCCGTCCTGGAAGTGCTGCGTCAGGACTTCATCAAGACAGTACGTGCCAAGGGCGCCAGTGAACGCGTGGCCATTTTCAAGCATGCCCTGCGCAACGCCCTGATCCCCATCATTACCCTTATCGGCATGCAGATCGGTTCCCTGCTGGGCGGCGCCGTCATTGTGGAGCAGATTTTTTCCCTGCCCGGCCTTGGTCAGATGACGCTGACCGGCATCAATCAGCGGGACTACCCCGTGGTGCAGGGCTGTGTCCTGTTCATCGCCTTTGTCTACGTGCTGGTGAATCTGGTGACCGACCTGCTCTACGCCTATATCGACCCGCGTATTTCTTACGACTGA
- a CDS encoding ABC transporter substrate-binding protein — protein sequence MGDLVYTFDRILGKTEAGDIGALGSKASYYGGVTAVEALDTYTVQFTLAEPNAAFLSTLTSNYGAIVDKDVIEENGDLMRADGGTGPFTLGEWLPDNYVTITKFSDYWDADRVQLDGITYFLIGDEAARLAALRTGEIDFASLSATNIAAAEKEANLNVISYQTNDYIALGCNLSTPALQDINVRQAMSYAMDRDAIINVVFGGQAVPCSMVPPGLGHWSLDVSDMELYQTNVEKAKELMEAAGYNDGNRLTLKVAAGLMDSIRQAAVVLQQQLAEIYIDLEITNLESGEYVDIWGKMSTPEAGFDLMIVNDGAGTDPNRSISFFFGTGASANVFGFSNERVDGLCAQGIATTDESKREEIYNEAQLICIEDCTKICIASPMKYFVTASYVEGFAPSSADASNFRDTYLAQ from the coding sequence ATGGGCGACCTAGTATATACCTTTGACCGAATCCTGGGCAAAACTGAGGCCGGCGACATCGGCGCGCTGGGCAGCAAGGCCAGCTATTACGGCGGTGTCACCGCTGTGGAGGCCCTGGACACCTATACCGTCCAATTCACGCTGGCTGAGCCCAACGCCGCTTTCCTCAGCACCCTGACCAGCAACTACGGTGCTATCGTGGATAAGGACGTGATCGAGGAAAACGGCGATCTGATGCGCGCGGACGGCGGCACCGGCCCCTTTACCCTGGGGGAGTGGCTGCCCGACAACTACGTGACCATCACCAAGTTCTCCGACTACTGGGACGCCGACCGGGTCCAGCTTGACGGCATCACCTACTTCCTCATCGGCGATGAAGCCGCCCGGCTGGCCGCCCTCCGCACCGGGGAGATCGACTTTGCAAGCCTGTCCGCCACCAACATTGCCGCGGCGGAGAAAGAGGCGAATCTGAACGTCATCAGCTACCAGACCAACGACTACATCGCCTTGGGCTGCAACCTCTCCACCCCCGCCCTCCAGGATATCAACGTCCGCCAGGCCATGAGCTATGCCATGGACCGCGACGCCATCATCAACGTGGTCTTCGGCGGGCAGGCCGTCCCCTGTTCCATGGTGCCTCCCGGACTGGGACACTGGTCTCTGGACGTCTCCGACATGGAGCTCTACCAGACCAATGTGGAGAAAGCCAAGGAACTGATGGAGGCCGCCGGTTACAACGACGGCAACCGTCTGACCCTGAAAGTGGCGGCCGGCCTCATGGACTCCATCCGTCAGGCCGCTGTGGTTCTCCAGCAGCAGTTGGCCGAGATATACATCGACCTGGAGATCACCAATCTGGAGTCCGGCGAATACGTGGACATTTGGGGCAAAATGAGCACCCCTGAGGCCGGTTTTGACCTGATGATCGTCAACGACGGCGCGGGCACCGATCCCAACCGCTCCATCTCCTTCTTCTTCGGCACCGGTGCCAGCGCCAACGTGTTCGGTTTCTCCAACGAGCGGGTGGATGGGCTCTGCGCCCAGGGTATCGCCACCACCGACGAGTCCAAACGCGAGGAGATCTACAATGAGGCCCAGCTCATCTGCATCGAGGACTGCACCAAGATCTGCATCGCCAGCCCCATGAAGTATTTTGTGACCGCCTCCTACGTGGAAGGCTTCGCCCCCTCCTCCGCCGACGCCAGCAACTTCCGCGACACCTATCTGGCCCAGTAA